A portion of the Natronococcus sp. AD-5 genome contains these proteins:
- a CDS encoding branched-chain amino acid transaminase: MGFDEMDVDTIWMDGEFVDWDDAQIHVLTHGLHYGSGIFEGARCYETEEGPAIFRWEEHLERFYQSAKPYEMEIDHTAAELTDATLDLIHRQDLSSCYIRPIAFYGYNSLGVSPGDCPTRTAIAAWPWGTYLGEDALENGIDVMVSSWRKHSSSQIPTNAKTTGLYVNSMLAGEEARRNGYAEAIVLNKEGHVAEGPGENIFLVRDGEIYTPGLSESILDGITRDSVITLAEDLGYTVHDNVSISRGELNTADELFFTGSAAEVTPIRRVDNVVIDDGSRGPVTEEIQARFFEVVERRTDEYDEWFTYI, from the coding sequence ATGGGCTTCGACGAGATGGACGTCGACACGATCTGGATGGACGGGGAGTTCGTTGACTGGGACGACGCGCAGATCCACGTGCTCACCCACGGGCTCCACTACGGCAGCGGCATCTTCGAAGGTGCGCGCTGCTACGAAACCGAAGAGGGCCCCGCGATCTTCCGCTGGGAGGAGCACTTAGAGCGGTTCTACCAGTCCGCGAAGCCGTACGAGATGGAGATCGACCACACGGCGGCGGAGCTCACCGACGCGACGCTCGATCTCATCCACCGCCAGGATCTCTCTTCCTGCTACATTCGTCCGATCGCCTTCTACGGCTACAACAGCCTCGGCGTGAGTCCCGGCGACTGTCCGACCCGCACCGCCATCGCCGCCTGGCCGTGGGGCACCTACCTCGGCGAGGACGCCCTCGAGAACGGCATCGACGTGATGGTCTCCTCGTGGCGCAAGCACTCCTCGAGTCAGATCCCGACGAACGCGAAGACGACCGGCCTCTACGTCAACAGCATGCTCGCCGGCGAGGAGGCGCGCCGCAACGGGTACGCCGAGGCGATCGTGCTGAACAAGGAGGGCCACGTCGCCGAAGGCCCCGGCGAGAACATCTTCCTCGTGCGCGACGGCGAGATCTACACGCCCGGCCTCTCCGAGTCGATCCTCGACGGCATCACCCGCGATTCCGTGATCACGCTCGCCGAAGACCTGGGCTACACGGTCCACGACAACGTCTCGATCTCCCGCGGCGAACTCAACACCGCCGACGAACTGTTCTTTACCGGTTCCGCGGCCGAGGTCACCCCCATTCGGAGAGTCGACAACGTCGTCATCGACGACGGCTCGCGCGGCCCCGTCACCGAGGAGATCCAAGCCAGGTTCTTCGAGGTCGTCGAGCGCCGCACCGACGAGTACGACGAGTGGTTCACTTACATATAG
- a CDS encoding copper resistance CopC/CopD family protein → MSPDGSLERGNRPARYWTLAVLAVALLVLASVATPVAAHAYLSDSDPANGEQLESLPDEITLQFSGDGVQVADVAVIGPDGEDVSGDAGVDPDDSQTVRAPLEEDAGDGMYTVEWEILADDGHTVTGSFFFSVGDEPLDRDAVLEAYEDDESADESVSPIETASKGLLLIALVGLVGVPATAAIAVYPVVDRFGSSGRTVDRRLAQLLAGFGALLFAAALALGLARAASLGPLSAGTVAEFVGTPLGRAWLVQLGLAALLAVVLAGAAFGRLGRRVWLGAALVGALCVGATVSWTSHSATAIDRLQGTAIDFAHVAGAGLWIGGLVVLSLAVPPLLRDSAPDDRAAIAAGTIRRYSLLALAGVTLAGASGLVLAAWHVPGLEALGSTLYGVALSTKTLLVLLALGLGGFTRVALLRHLESPAESGPRGLLGRLLGGRAESDVREDGGRATGSIAAFVRAVRFEVGVLVLVLLLSGLLTSVPTAAVVGGDDGPEIATIEREGDVDVELTAVPASVDDGGDGTGDGGDDRLVLQEGEPVVLEVAFSDGSDEPLESDRTVRLLANSDAGETFEVDLEETEDGTYATVRTLPADGDWELRVTGEPDGEFVSEWFDAHVASDDSGHDRGDGDHEHGEHDGDDREAGANADSPFATVLRLGSVVVAVIGSVAVALEAVRFRDRER, encoded by the coding sequence ATGAGCCCGGACGGATCGCTCGAGCGCGGCAACCGACCGGCGCGATACTGGACGCTCGCCGTCCTCGCCGTCGCCCTGCTCGTCCTCGCGAGCGTCGCGACGCCGGTCGCGGCCCACGCCTACTTGAGCGATTCCGATCCGGCGAACGGCGAACAGCTCGAATCGCTGCCCGACGAGATCACCCTGCAGTTCTCGGGTGACGGCGTTCAGGTCGCCGACGTCGCGGTGATCGGTCCCGACGGCGAGGACGTCAGCGGCGACGCCGGCGTCGATCCCGACGACTCACAGACCGTTCGCGCCCCGCTCGAGGAGGACGCCGGCGACGGGATGTACACCGTCGAGTGGGAAATCCTGGCCGACGACGGCCACACGGTCACCGGCTCGTTCTTCTTCAGCGTCGGCGACGAGCCGCTCGACCGCGACGCGGTACTCGAGGCCTACGAGGACGACGAGAGCGCCGACGAGTCGGTCTCTCCGATCGAAACCGCGTCGAAGGGGCTGCTGCTGATCGCGCTCGTCGGGCTGGTCGGCGTTCCCGCGACCGCCGCGATCGCCGTCTACCCGGTCGTCGATCGGTTCGGATCGTCGGGTCGGACGGTCGATCGCCGACTCGCGCAATTGCTCGCCGGCTTCGGCGCACTCCTGTTCGCGGCGGCGCTCGCGCTCGGCCTGGCTCGCGCCGCGTCGCTCGGCCCGCTCTCCGCCGGCACCGTCGCGGAGTTCGTCGGGACGCCGCTCGGACGGGCGTGGCTCGTCCAGCTCGGCCTCGCCGCGCTGCTCGCGGTCGTCCTCGCCGGCGCCGCGTTCGGACGCCTCGGTCGGCGCGTCTGGCTCGGCGCCGCGCTGGTCGGTGCGCTCTGCGTCGGCGCGACGGTCAGCTGGACGAGTCACTCGGCTACGGCGATCGATCGGCTCCAGGGAACGGCGATAGACTTCGCGCACGTCGCGGGCGCGGGCCTGTGGATCGGCGGGCTGGTCGTCCTCTCGCTCGCGGTTCCGCCGCTGCTCCGCGATTCGGCGCCGGACGATCGCGCGGCGATCGCCGCCGGAACGATCCGGCGGTACTCCCTGCTCGCGCTCGCCGGGGTGACCCTCGCGGGCGCGTCGGGGCTCGTCCTCGCCGCGTGGCACGTCCCCGGACTCGAGGCGCTGGGCTCGACGCTGTACGGCGTCGCGCTCTCGACGAAGACGCTGTTGGTCCTGCTGGCGCTCGGCCTGGGTGGGTTCACCCGGGTCGCCCTCCTCCGGCACCTCGAGTCGCCCGCCGAATCCGGACCCCGAGGGCTCCTCGGTCGATTGCTCGGCGGGCGCGCCGAATCCGACGTGCGCGAGGACGGCGGTCGTGCGACGGGATCGATCGCCGCGTTCGTCCGCGCCGTCCGCTTCGAGGTCGGCGTGCTCGTCCTCGTGCTCCTCCTCTCGGGGCTGCTCACCTCGGTTCCGACGGCCGCGGTCGTCGGCGGAGACGACGGCCCCGAGATCGCGACGATCGAGCGCGAGGGTGACGTCGACGTCGAACTGACCGCCGTCCCGGCGAGTGTCGACGACGGCGGAGACGGCACCGGGGACGGAGGTGACGACCGACTGGTGCTTCAGGAGGGCGAGCCGGTTGTGCTCGAGGTCGCGTTCTCCGACGGGAGCGACGAACCCCTGGAATCCGATCGAACGGTTCGGCTGCTCGCGAACTCCGACGCGGGAGAGACGTTCGAGGTCGACCTCGAAGAGACCGAGGATGGAACCTACGCGACCGTGCGGACGCTGCCGGCCGACGGGGACTGGGAACTGCGCGTCACCGGCGAACCCGACGGGGAGTTCGTCAGCGAGTGGTTCGACGCGCACGTCGCTTCCGACGATAGCGGTCACGACCGCGGCGACGGAGACCACGAGCACGGTGAGCACGACGGCGACGACCGCGAAGCCGGGGCGAACGCCGATTCCCCGTTCGCGACCGTGCTCCGCCTGGGATCCGTCGTCGTCGCGGTGATCGGCTCCGTCGCCGTCGCGCTCGAGGCGGTTCGCTTCCGCGACCGCGAGCGGTGA